GCTGGTACCACCGAATCTCCTGGTGATTATTTCTTCAGAGATGGTAAGAGATTAAAGACTTATAGAGGTATGGGTTCTATCGATGCTATGCAAAAGACTGATACTAATGCAAACGCATCTACTTCAAGATATTTCTCTGAAGGTGATAAAGTTCTAGTTGCACAAGGTGTTTCTGGTGCTGTTTTAGATAAGGGTTCTATTACTAAGTTCATTCCATACATTTACAATGGTTTACAACACTCTTGTCAAGATATTGGTGTTAGATCTGTTAAGGAGTTAACTGAAAAGGTTAACTCTGGTGATGTTAGATTTGAGCTAAGAACTCCTTCCGCCCAATTCGAAGGTGGTGTTCACAACTTACATTCTTATGAAAAGAAACTGCACAACTAGATTCGATATCCGCTAGAAATGTGTTTATAATTTTGTATCAAGTGTTTAATAGTTGagttaatttttttttactgtAATATTTTAACCACATACTCCTGGAAGAAAATTTATTGTGGAGTTACAGCTAGTACCCTGCAATTTGAATAGACACATTCAATTTGTAcctttgttttcattgactTTGTCCGTGTAGAGGGTTCTGTATGATGATCCATGCGATACCTTTATCTTGTTTCATGGTCATAGAAGTAATAATGGAACAATTAGAATTGGAGTTAGTTATTTATATAGGAAGATATAGATTATGAGTAAACAAAAACTATTTTATTTAAACAGTTTCTAAGATAACATCCTTGAAACCAGAGGAAACCTTCTTACCCTTAGAGTCAACAGAAGATTCACCGTGTAAGGATAATAAGTTACCTAAGTCGAATTTTGGTTGCTTTAATAACTTGACCTTTCTGATATGAACATTTTGTAATGGAAGAATAGCTTGAGTTGCCTTTTCGATTTCGTTACCAATAGCTTCTGGGATCAACTTACCAGTTAATTGAGCTAAGGTGGAGTTGGAAACTTCCTTGGTCATGATTTCAATCATCTTCTTTCTAACTTCTCTTAATTTGGAAGATTGAGCGTAAGTGTTTCTCTTGACTTGGTTAGCTTGTCTCTTGGTGAAAGCAATAGCGAAAACTCTTAAAACGTAATCATCAGCAGTCTTAACAGTAACGTTAGCTTCGACAAGGGATTGCCACTTTCTGACTAAAGACTTTAACTTGTCAGTGGTGAAATCCATACCGTGGAAGTTGGTCAATAAGTTTTTACCTTGGACTTCGTCGACTCTCAACTTGATCTTCTTGTGTGCGTGATCTTCAGAACCTTGCAAATCAGCTAAGTTGAATTCGAAAACTCTACCCTTTAAACCGTCAACTGCATTCTTTAAACCAGTGGACTTGTTGATTAAAGTCTTACCTGCATCTCTGTGTTCAAAAGTGGTTGGTGCCTTGATATCGTACCATTCCTTTCTGGTGAATGGGTCAACGACCTTCTTCTTAAGACCCTTCTTACCTTTGGATAATCTCTTGTTCTTACCGATTGCCATGACGAGTTCTGGTGATGCCAAtacaacaatttcaataagAATTATAGGAGAAAAAGTTAAGCAGaactgaaaagaaaaatcctTGAAAAAACACTACACTTTCTCACAGTAATTCCAACTTTGGGGGGAATATTGTGGATTCACATTCTACAATGATTCTCCCCCCCTCCGAGGAAAGAACTCACCAGAAAGGGGGGACACCACCCTCGTCCCCCTACGACAATCCCAGAGGGACTGTAACCGTCGAATCCGTCGACGCCCTGCACTTCCTGGGCGGTTTCCAGCGAATCCCCAGTGGACGACCACGGGGGTTCTGGGGCAAAGCTGGTCCAGCGGGGTGCGGGCAAGGGGGGAGAAAAATTAACAAAAAGGTGCGACTATTTCACCGTGACTGCGAAAAATGATATAGACACCCGCGCACCACCATACATACGCATTTGCCAGCAACATTGGCATTAGACATAATATGACATGCCAAAAGTAACACTGCAGAAGATCACATGACACgatctgttttttttttcttttttctttttttgggAAATAACAGAGTTCGTGTTTGTTGACATTTCTGGTGGCTGGTTATATATAATAGTAGATTACGgatattgaagagaagaaggCTGATTTCGGGGTTCTGATCTCTGAGCACTCGATTTTAAGAGGTAGCTTTCACCTCAACATTACTACTATGGATACTTATaaccaagagaaaaatacTGTTACTTTGAAAGTAGGGCTTATTGGAGATGCCCAAGTAGGTAAAACTTCACTCATGGTGAAGTATGTCGAAAACTGCTTTGACGAGATCTACACACAGACACTAGGTGTTAATTTTATGGAACGTAcaatcaatatcaaaaatacCGAAATCACTTTTTCGATATGGGATTTGGGTGGTGAGTCGGAATTTACAAATATGTTGCCATTGGTTGCAACTGATGCCATTGCCATTTTGTTTATGTTTGATCTTACGAAAAAATCTACGCTAACTTCCATCAAGGACTGGTACAGGCAAGCAAGAGGTTTCAATAGAACTGCAATTCCCTTTTTGGTGGGAACAAAATATGACATGTTTGTAGAGCTGCCTGAACatgaacaagaagaaatcaccAGACAAGCAAAGAAATATGCCCATGCAATGAATGCACCGCTGATATTCTCATCGACTAGCGCATCGAtcaatattcaaaagaTATTCAAGATTGTAATTAGCAAAGCTTTCGATTTAAGGGTGAAAATACCAGAAATTACACACATCGGAGAACCTATTTTGTTATACCAAGATGTGTGATTATAGTTCCAcagttttgttttttcttgttcacTAAATAGTTAGATGAATGTGATTATTTCTTGAATCATAGGATCCCTCTTCAAAATAGAAAGGATTTCATCGTCACTGATATTTAGACGCACCAACCGATCTCTTTCAATTCTCAACGACTGCATGATAAGTATgccattttcttctaaaTCTTTTAGAATGAACAAACTGGCATTGATAACCGACCCCATCATTCGATTCTTACCACTACCAAAAAGAATATCAAGAAGGCCTAAATCTTCACCTTTTAgagatttcttcaactcaCTGAACAATAAAACTTGTGCTTGGTTACTCAATTCATCATAGATCTCACCAAGTCGGATTTCAGCTATACCCAGTCTCTTCTTTCTCAACATAATACACAGGAGAACCAATTTACTCAAAAAAGGTAATGAATTGAGATATCCAACAACAGGGGAACTTGAGGTCTCATTGACTGCCTTCATTATATGCATAATCGTTACTGTATATTTACCATCTAAATTTTCCCGTTCACATTTCGATTTGTTCATATATTCATTTTGTGCAATTTCAACAGCTCTAATACAAATCATCAACGATCTTCTGGCATCACCACTAACAGATGCCACTTTTCTTGATGCAAATTCAATCGCATCCTTGGCAATTATCAAGTTCTCATTATCTTTACTTAGTTGTTCTAGTCTATGTTTAATAATTTCACTTAGTTGATTGTAAGAGTAACTTGTAAATTGTATTCTCGATAAACCTAATCTGGAGGATATTTTGTTAGTCAATAGTCTTTCAGGTAAATCCATCGTGTTGGCAACGGCTACAACAATCAGTTTAGAGTTTGGATATGTAGGCCAGTTAAAGAAATTGTACATAACGGCCTGGTTTTTTGTTACAATTTGATCGAGTTCATCTAGCAGAACAACCAATGGTAATTTACTAGAGCCTTTAAGAACTTCCTCATCTTCGGAATCTGCTTCAAAATGTCTTTGTAGAAAGTTCAATGAATTATTTGTGGATGTCTTCATGCCGGACAGTTTGGTCCACAAGTGGTCATATGCTTGCTGCGGCTTTATCAATTTTAAACCATTTATTTCTAGAAAGTTGAACATTTTATGTCCATTACTTTCAATTGCCATTTTAGCACTTAGTTGTTTGATGACTTCTCGGATAGTCGCTGTTTTACCAACACCGGGTGTACCACTCACGTAAATACAGCATCCTTTCTGCGATAAGATGGAACTCTTCAATCCACGATATATTTGCTCGAATTCCCTCTCTCTACATGGTAAAAATTTAAGTTTTGTGCCAGTACCTAATATCTTCTTGGCCTTTACTAGCATTTGTGTTGTTGAATACTCTCCGTCTAAAAAATCTGCAGTTTCCGGTTCTACAATGGGGAGTTTCGGATGTGTCAGTTTGGCACTTTTGATGGGAGATAATCTAGGCCTACCTCTTTTACGTTTTACCGGCTTGAAGTCCTCGATCACATCTTCTATTTCGTCCTCACTGGTTGGCATATGTCCATTCTGGTCGGCATTGATACTATAAAGAAtatcatcgtcatcaacatcaacatcatcatcatcatattTAGTATCAACTTTAACCGCTTTTAtctcttttatttcaaGATCACTGTTGTCACTAGAATCACTtatatgtttttttttctttattgcCTTTCCTTTTGTAGGTGTAGACGGCGCTGAGACTCGTCTAGTTGTCATTGTCTTCTTAACAGGACTTTTGGATTTCATAGTTAGCATTTTGACACTATCATAAAATTCAtccttgttttctttgaaagagTCCATCATCGTGTCCCAATCAACCACGTCTGTAAAATAAGTTGATGTCTCATCAGTGAATCGTCGACAGGTAAAGACATCTGTTTCCGGCTCTTCTGAAGTGCCTTGTAACTTGTGAAAGGTGTGTATACTGACGACCTGTACTTTTCGAATAATTTGTGATAGTTTAATAGGATCTAGAAAAGGCGagagaaaaacatcaacattgGTGTATTTCTCGTTGTTAGGTAAGAGTGGCAATATACTATCAAGGTTGCTAGTGTATTTAACCATCCATAGGATGTTCACAGCCAAGAAACGATCAATTCCAAAGTTTATATCTTTAATAAATCCTATTCCATTTACCTTATAATTACTTTCTGAATCTAAAATAAACGAGATACAGTCTCCTTCAACGATTGTCAAATTATCAGATTTTCGACATAGCTTTATCCCTGAAgcttttgttcttcttgcATGCCTCATTCCTGTTTTCCCCTCAAGAACAATGTCCCATCCTTCCATGTCTTTTCTCGTCTTGgccattttcaattatattACCAACAAatgggttttttttatcagcTTCTATCAGTCAATTATCAGTGTATACTCAGTGCAATGAGCAGGTGCACGTACATGGATCTGATCCTGTGCCTGTGCAATTGTATGTTCATcgcagaaaaaaaaaaaaagaaaacatcatAATACGCGTCAAATCCACCTCAATTAATGTAGACATTTTGGGCCAGGGGTGATGCAGACTTTTTTCCCAATAGGCTGTAAGGCCGGAATCAGATACGGTTATGACCTTTTCAAAAGTagtatcttttttttgtgtttttgttgagGTTTCTACTGTCAAATAACAGAACCATTGAAGAGCGCATAGACCTAGCAGGGCAGATTCATAGATGTTGTGGAGCAACATCAGATACTACTCACAATTCCCATTTGTGAATCTCTCCAGGCGTGCTAAATTTATCTTTGCTTTAAGACAAACTACATTGCTTGTTTGTCTCCTGCTGGGTATTGCATTACTTATCCATAACGCATTGAGATTGCCATACCTTATTCTGAACTTCAAGCATAGTGACTTGGCGAGTGGTTTATATGATGCCATCAAAACAAGTTCAAACAGGCAGccaaatttgatgatggcATCTGAGATCAAGCTCTTGGCTAGCTACATCTCGTCGGAAATCCAAGGAACACCCGAAAAAATTGAGGCAAATATCTTTGGATGGTGTTCTATCAATTACAATTCTGTCTATGACGTTCCTGACATGGATCAAGACATTACTTCTGCATGGGTCGAATCATTCAATGAAGAAGGAACCAATAACATCACGGTTGTATGTTCGTCGAATGGGGGAAACGATATCTTCGATTTCAGGGGCCAATTATCCCAAGTAGGGCTTAACAGTATCTTGTCGTATGCCTATAGTGCAAGTTTCCGTACTGATGACCAATTATCTACCAACACCAACTCATATATTCCCGATGAGAGGTATGTAAACTTGATGAAGCAAAGAGATTCATACGTTCATAGATACCGCTCTTTCATAATAGCCACAGCGGTGCTTCAAAtgttgctatttttttacaCTTTTTTCTACTATTCACTTAGAGGTAACAACATGGACgatgaaaaaatacattggGTACCGAAAAATATAGCAGCTGTGTCTGCTGCGATCATATATTTATTAacaattttatcatttgcTATAATAATATCAATCATGTTGTTTACTAAGAAAGATGTTCAGAATGAATTGTCGAGTTTTGGTATCTATGTTAATTATGGCAGCAAAGCAGTTGGACTGTTGATAACTTGGCTAGTTCTTACCACTCTATTCTTTTTACTCTGGTCTGGTCCTGTTTGGTGTAACAGGTCGGTTCGTAGAAAGGAGATAAGCAATCAAAGTCTAGTGGGAACCACCGAAGGCGAGAGTAGCAACCATGAGCACAGAAACCTTGATGACTTACAATTAACCGATGATGAATATGACGATCTTTATTCTACAAGCATATATGCAAATCCTTTTATAGGTGAATTGGACGTTGGTTTCAAGACAGACATCCCAGATTGGAAGTATAGGTCATCTGATTCGGAGGATACCAATATGGAAGAAGCAAAGGTAGATCAAAACGAAAATCCGTTTTCTGAAGAAATAGACGTTCCACTCAATCATTCTTCTAGAAGACGTGGCTTCAAGaaaccaccaccaccacaACTACCGTCTTCATCCGAAACCATGATCGATCTGATCCCCATGTCACCTATACTTCACCAAGAGAAGAATAACTGAAGAGTGAAACTACATGTGCAATTCTAAAGATTGATCCCtgatttttgtttaagGAAACGCGTATCGAGGCAACAAGATGAAACAAGCTGAGCCCTgaaaattgttgaatccATTTCAATGTGTTGACATTTCTCTCCTGATGAATCAAACTAAACAAGCTTTGCTAAAGTTGCATTTTCCAAGCACTTTTATTTCTAACAGTAGTACAGAGAAGGATCAAGtgttctttgaaaaaccaGATTCTGGCTATTACACGAATGACTCTTGCTATAAACATGGTAACTAACGGACAAATAGATGTTCATTCAATTGATGGGTCGAGTGCTCAATATGAAACATACGACCACGTGTACTATGAAAATCTCATTTTGGATCTACGGCTAGGTTCACACATGCATATACAATCAGACCATTAAAGTGTCACGGAGTTGTCAGATTTTAATTAcatcaatttgaaaaacaattcTTCAAGCGACAGGAATTTATTGGAGGGATCTAGTAATGATGTGTTGAGTATTTATAACAAGTTCAAAACTCAAGATCCATCTATCAGAAGTTTAATAGAGGAAAATCCATCTGGTGTTAAGAAATGTGTTGGCAATGCCCGTACATACGCACTTCAGTTTAAACCAACGGTTCAGAAACATTTTACAGAGAGAAAGAATTAAGTACAGCTAGGCAAAAATACATCACGAAATCACATCTCATACCGTTAATGTGGTTATCTTCTAATAcgtttttttatttttattccCACTTATTGCAATGATTTTTGGAGTTATCGTGTGTGTCCAATGGTGGTATCTGTTTACcaagatttgaaattcaaactcCTGAGCTCACAGGACTAGTGGATACTAATGGTTTGATGTCAAAGATATTTGGAATGCAAAAAATTAGTGCCGAGCCCACAAGCGTGGCGGAGTTAACTTTGGCTGAAAGATTAGTAGATTTCCTATCTAAAACGATTTTAAGTAACTCTTTTGATAGAGGAAAAATACAGGAAAGTATTGTCAATGTTTTCGACAGCAACGATACAAtgatattcaaatttagTGATTACGGGTATTGTAAGAAAACATCCACCGAGAAAAAGCTCATCTCAGAGTGCCATGCTATGAGTACCGGTACTGATATACCTAGTGTTATGACTAAAGACATAACATATTCATTAATCTAAGAAGAAATAACTGGGAATGCAGATTATGCATCGGATTTCTCTGTTAGAAATTAccatgattttttcaaggaaTTGCATTTCATTCAATATGAACGGAATCTCTATTTGATGTACGAGGGGTTGAAACAAGTCTTGAAACGGTAAGCTTAATGACATGTGTTTAAATGTTTCTTTTATCTAAAAGGAGGACAACCAGAAGCTTACCTAGTTATAAAGACTACCTTTTTTATGtcaatttgaagaaacagtttaaagagagaaacaatCAACTGTATAGGATGAGAACGGGGTTATCCCTCGTAGCTATTTTAGTAGGTATGAGTACGCTGTTGAAGTTATTCAATATATGCTACACATTAGTTTACGGAGCTCAGATTGCGAATGCAGCACGTAGCCTAGGTGCTACCTTGCTTAATGGGATAAAGGTGGTGTCTGCAGCTATGACGTTCGAGATGGTCAATGTGATCGTTCATACCGGTATTCTTACCAGCTTAATTCTATGAACTAGAGACAAACCATGGATAATTAGTATTTAACATATAAATTTATAGAGAGTAATATATACCAAGCGGCAAAGCAAAGGCGGTTAATAAGCTACGAACCATACATGAACGGGGAATTTACTCGACTTTAAAGATCGattttgttggattttcGGTGAACCTGTAATCCCAACAAGAAATACATTCGGAGTTTGGATTATTCAGCATTGAGGAATCAATGACACACGAAAGGGTAACACCAAACCAATGACTCCAAAGCACCCTAGTCGAAGATACGGTTGAGTTATTGAACAATGCAGTCTCTCCCAACTTGTTTTTCCCAGACTCATCAAACCTGACTTTCATGTGAGCCAACACAATAAACTGCCCTAATCCTGTATTGCCCGATGGTAGAAAATGAACGTCCAATGAAGtgatttgatgatttgagGCAGGTAATGATATCCATAACTGCTGAAACTGATCTCGAGACCCAAAAGGTGTTCCGTTGATTATGATACGGGGCTGCTGTGTGAGTTGTGGAAGCGGGGGCGATGTGGGTGTTGGATTCTGTTGATCTAATGATTCAATGAGctttgaaagaaattgttCAACCCTTGATGTATGATCCTGATCAGACTGCTGCTGTGCCATGTTAGACATGTTAGACATTGTGTTTCCAttcatttgttgttgaaacCCCATCATCTTGAGTAGAATGATTGCTTGCTTTCCGTTTGGCGTACAC
The window above is part of the Pichia kudriavzevii chromosome 1, complete sequence genome. Proteins encoded here:
- a CDS encoding uncharacterized protein (PKUD0A04400; similar to Saccharomyces cerevisiae YKL186C (MTR2); ancestral locus Anc_4.284), with amino-acid sequence MMGFQQQMNGNTMSNMSNMAQQQSDQDHTSRVEQFLSKLIESLDQQNPTPTSPPLPQLTQQPRIIINGTPFGSRDQFQQLWISLPASNHQITSLDVHFLPSGNTGLGQFIVLAHMKVRFDESGKNKLGETALFNNSTVSSTRVLWSHWFGVTLSCVIDSSMLNNPNSECISCWDYRFTENPTKSIFKVE
- a CDS encoding uncharacterized protein (PKUD0A04390; similar to Saccharomyces cerevisiae YLR443W (ECM7); ancestral locus Anc_4.328) — encoded protein: MLWSNIRYYSQFPFVNLSRRAKFIFALRQTTLLVCLLLGIALLIHNALRLPYLILNFKHSDLASGLYDAIKTSSNRQPNLMMASEIKLLASYISSEIQGTPEKIEANIFGWCSINYNSVYDVPDMDQDITSAWVESFNEEGTNNITVVCSSNGGNDIFDFRGQLSQVGLNSILSYAYSASFRTDDQLSTNTNSYIPDERYVNLMKQRDSYVHRYRSFIIATAVLQMLLFFYTFFYYSLRGNNMDDEKIHWVPKNIAAVSAAIIYLLTILSFAIIISIMLFTKKDVQNELSSFGIYVNYGSKAVGLLITWLVLTTLFFLLWSGPVWCNRSVRRKEISNQSLVGTTEGESSNHEHRNLDDLQLTDDEYDDLYSTSIYANPFIGELDVGFKTDIPDWKYRSSDSEDTNMEEAKVDQNENPFSEEIDVPLNHSSRRRGFKKPPPPQLPSSSETMIDLIPMSPILHQEKNN
- a CDS encoding uncharacterized protein (PKUD0A04380; similar to Saccharomyces cerevisiae YLR442C (SIR3) and YML065W (ORC1); ancestral locus Anc_4.327) yields the protein MAKTRKDMEGWDIVLEGKTGMRHARRTKASGIKLCRKSDNLTIVEGDCISFILDSESNYKVNGIGFIKDINFGIDRFLAVNILWMVKYTSNLDSILPLLPNNEKYTNVDVFLSPFLDPIKLSQIIRKVQVVSIHTFHKLQGTSEEPETDVFTCRRFTDETSTYFTDVVDWDTMMDSFKENKDEFYDSVKMLTMKSKSPVKKTMTTRRVSAPSTPTKGKAIKKKKHISDSSDNSDLEIKEIKAVKVDTKYDDDDVDVDDDDILYSINADQNGHMPTSEDEIEDVIEDFKPVKRKRGRPRLSPIKSAKLTHPKLPIVEPETADFLDGEYSTTQMLVKAKKILGTGTKLKFLPCREREFEQIYRGLKSSILSQKGCCIYVSGTPGVGKTATIREVIKQLSAKMAIESNGHKMFNFLEINGLKLIKPQQAYDHLWTKLSGMKTSTNNSLNFLQRHFEADSEDEEVLKGSSKLPLVVLLDELDQIVTKNQAVMYNFFNWPTYPNSKLIVVAVANTMDLPERLLTNKISSRLGLSRIQFTSYSYNQLSEIIKHRLEQLSKDNENLIIAKDAIEFASRKVASVSGDARRSLMICIRAVEIAQNEYMNKSKCERENLDGKYTVTIMHIMKAVNETSSSPVVGYLNSLPFLSKLVLLCIMLRKKRLGIAEIRLGEIYDELSNQAQVLLFSELKKSLKGEDLGLLDILFGSGKNRMMGSVINASLFILKDLEENGILIMQSLRIERDRLVRLNISDDEILSILKRDPMIQEIITFI
- a CDS encoding uncharacterized protein (PKUD0A04360; similar to Saccharomyces cerevisiae YLR441C (RPS1A) and YML063W (RPS1B); ancestral locus Anc_4.325), giving the protein MAIGKNKRLSKGKKGLKKKVVDPFTRKEWYDIKAPTTFEHRDAGKTLINKSTGLKNAVDGLKGRVFEFNLADLQGSEDHAHKKIKLRVDEVQGKNLLTNFHGMDFTTDKLKSLVRKWQSLVEANVTVKTADDYVLRVFAIAFTKRQANQVKRNTYAQSSKLREVRKKMIEIMTKEVSNSTLAQLTGKLIPEAIGNEIEKATQAILPLQNVHIRKVKLLKQPKFDLGNLLSLHGESSVDSKGKKVSSGFKDVILETV
- a CDS encoding uncharacterized protein (PKUD0A04395; similar to Saccharomyces cerevisiae YML066C (SMA2); ancestral locus Anc_4.329), which encodes MSKIFGMQKISAEPTSVAELTLAERLVDFLSKTILSNSFDRGKIQESIVNVFDSNDTMIFKFSDYGYCKKTSTEKKLISECHAMSTGTDIPSVMTKDITYSLI
- a CDS encoding uncharacterized protein (PKUD0A04370; similar to Saccharomyces cerevisiae YML064C (TEM1); ancestral locus Anc_4.326), whose amino-acid sequence is MDTYNQEKNTVTLKVGLIGDAQVGKTSLMVKYVENCFDEIYTQTLGVNFMERTINIKNTEITFSIWDLGGESEFTNMLPLVATDAIAILFMFDLTKKSTLTSIKDWYRQARGFNRTAIPFLVGTKYDMFVELPEHEQEEITRQAKKYAHAMNAPLIFSSTSASINIQKIFKIVISKAFDLRVKIPEITHIGEPILLYQDV